The window ATTATTGCTCAACTTGGAGGTGAAGCATGCATGACTGAATTTCCCATTTTTGCGTATTCTTCATTCTAATAAGATGTACATTTGGATTTAAATTGGTCTCTTCATCTACTTTCTCTTATGCATCTTAAGTTTGGGTTTCTATTTTTGTGTCTGTATAGGTGGTATTCTTTACAAATTCAGGTACAGAAGCAAATGAGTTGGCAATGATGATAGCAAGATTATATACTGGATGCCATGACATAATATCATTGAGGAACGCATATCATGGGAATGCAGCAGGGACCATGGGAGCCACTGCCCAAAGTAACTGGAAGTTCAACGTTATACAAGTATGTTTCGCTTTTTCGTATCGTATCAATTTGATGctgttatttgtttttcactttttcataTCGTATAAATTTGATGCTGTTATATGTCCCTTGGACATCATTTAAGTATTGATCCAGATATCAGTGGGCAATTGAAGtagttgaaaatgaaattacaaAGGTAGGTGGTGATTAGGAACTACTGATGTTACATGaatcttattttattgttgGATTGTGACCAAAGATTATTTTGCCATGGCATGaacattataattgaaatttacATCCATTGTTTGCTCTGCTTAGTTATTAAAAAACTCTGTCCATTATTCGGTATCATGTTTTCTGGAGAACATATATATGAAAGCCTAAACTGCTAAAATATGCAAGTACTAATCTTTTGGATAGAATGtatactttcttttctttttgttttttttttttttggggggggggggttgtGTGGGTTGAAGAATATGGTAGGACTCGTCATAGAAGTGATCTAAggagattttgtttttttggtttctttatatatataataatcaaAGAGAAGATCTCAATTGTGGAAAACTATATATTTAAACTTATCAGCAAACCTGTGAATAGCTTTACCCCAAAGTTGTGTGGGTAAAAAAATGTATCACATGTTGTTAGGTAGTTCTTTTATGACATGGACCACCTTTTCTTATCTTTAACACCATAAGGTCCATAAATTTTGACAAGGGTAACTGCCAAAATATGCCATGTGATTTTAGTTGCAACAAATGCTGACATAAAGACAAAGGACCACTTCAATATCTCTATCTCGctatttggttttttttcttcttggggGTGGCAGTGAGGCAgctaaaaattcaataattctTGTATCTGACAGCAGCTATTGGATCAGTTATTGGAACAGAGGTATTATTTATGTAATGCTTGTTATCTTTAGTACAGACACGTGTTCATGTGTATTGATAATATCCATAATACGTGTAATTAATATCTAATCAACCTAATTCTTTAACCATGCTTAAACTAATCATTACATGTGTTCAATGCCTATAAGCAGATGTTACTGCAACCATATGCTTTATGCAATCTGATGGATCAACCATGCATAGAGTTAAAATGCTTATGATAAATTATAGCAACTTGATATGTTACGGTTCCTTTTATCCCACAATAATATAATAAGTTTTggtattatgaaaattaactTAATCTGTCAGCATAAGTATGCCTAACTCATGAATATCTTCATCAGAGTGGAGTTCATCATGCCTTGAACCCAGATCCATACCGAGGCGTCTTTGGTTCTGAAGGAGAGAAATATGCTAAAGACGTTCAAGATCTTATTCAGTTTGGAACTTCTGGCAACATTGCTGGTTTCATTTCTGAAGCTATACAGGTAATCACCAATATTGACCATCtccttcaattttcatttccttttatcAACTTTCTGTGCTGTCCTAGTGAAGACATCATCACctaactttaattttatgttctcATTGACAGGGAGTTGGTGGAATTATAGAATTGGCTCCAGGTTACTTGCCTGCTGTTTATAGCACCATAAAGAAAGCTGGAGGTCTTTGCATTGCTGATGAGGTTCAGGCTGGGTTTGCTCGCACAGGGAGCCATTTCTGGGGATTTGAGGGCCATGGCGTTGTTCCTGACATAGTGACAATGGCAAAGGTaaattttctcatttgttttgttataaaaATGTCCACGCTACCTCCCTTTGTTAGATTAGCACCACAACAGCTATCTTACTGTGATGGTAgcattttttcaattttgattgCTTATTCTGGATTATGGCTTTAGAATCTCATGCCAACCAttgtatttgttttaaaattcataagcAGTGTAGATAAACTAGCAGACTTAACGAGTACATTGGACCATTCAAAGTCAAATGCCTTGCTGTCACTAACATTTTGTATAacaaattgaatgatgattgaGATAAAAATTAGAATCTTGACCATCAATCAATTTTCACTTTAACAGTAAGAATAAAGGTATTGTATTACTATCGTACAGCTCAGCCATGTCTTACAAGCTGGCCTACACATAGCTGTAGACTTCATTTCCTCTGGTATTATTAAGTTTGAGTTACTCATTTTGCCTTATGCATAAAATGGtgatagaaataaaaattagaatgTCCACCGTTCACCAATTTTCACCCAAAGAGGAAGCATCTCTCTGGAATCTGTTTTTTCGTGGCTTAGCCATTTCATTTGCAGCTAGCTTTTGTGTTGTGACATGTTTCTTCAATTACATGGACAGGGCATAGGAAATGGTATTCCTCTTGGTGCTGTTGTAACCACCCCTGAGATTGCAGAAGTCTTGACCCGCCGATGTTACTTCAATACCTTCGGTGGGAATCCTGTCTGTACTGCTGCAGGGTTGGCTGTCCTGAAGGtaatagagaaagaaaagctCCAGGAGAATGCATTTGTTGTGGGATCCTATCTGAAAGAAAGGCTAACTGCactaaaagataaatataatCGTAAGCTTGATCCTTTCTCCTGTTTACCATGCATTATAAAGTCATAGATTCTGTCGCACCTCCTTActgagaaagaaaattaacagTTACCATCATTGCTGATTGTACTACGGGTGAATCTCTGCAGTTATTGGGGATGTGAGGGGAAGAGGATTGATGCTTGGAGTTGAACTTGTCACTGATCGCAAACTTCAGACACCTGCAAAGCTTGAAACTCTTCATGTTATGGACCGGATGAAAGGTTAGAGTTCTCCCAATCACATTAATCTTGCTATGAATTATACCTGCTTTAAATTGCTAATGGACCTATTTCTTATTGTAGAAATTGGAGTGTTGGTTGGGAAGGGTGGATTCTATGGGAATGTATTTAGAATTACCCCTCCCCTCTGCTTTACTAAGGAAGATGCAGGTCAGTTGCTCCTCTTTGGATGATTGTGATAGCAAGTAGTGCCCTTCTGTTTTTGAATGCATAATTTTTTGTTGCAGATTTCCTTGTAGATGCAATGGACTACACATTGGCGAAGATGTAAAGCCTCTAGTTTAAATGTGGATTCTGTGCGATCATTCACAAGTTGGTTTAATTAGTGCTGTATCATAACATCCATAATGTGAGTGAAAAATATCAATGCGCATAGATTTCTGCTTAAATAAGTTCCCAGACTTGCTATGACTTGATAAGCGATGAGTCAACAGCTCGTTGTCTCTGGGTTGATGAGTCAACAACTCGTTGTCTCTTGTTCAGACTCTCCAAGTCTTGCTCAAACTAGTTGCAGTTAGAATAAAGTTGTATGGGTAAACTTTCCCCTCTCCCTCCCCATTGGATTCTGGTGTTGTACCATGGCATAAACTATCCTACATTTGGATTTGAGTAAAAGAGTAGGAACAGCTTATGATTCAATGACcatgaaattttaagaaaacatGATGAAAACAGTAAGAATTGTCGAtattttcttcaccaattttaatcaaattagatgGAAAGAGAAGGAAGTGTGAGTGACGAGGTGAACTCTGCCCTTTCCTTACCTGATAATGGTTTAATTCCGGCGGTAGTCCCTCCCAAGATAAACTTGCATGATGCAATGCCGATATCTCGTCTCAACCAAAACGTGTGACAGTTTTTCAATGGAACATTTGTTACTGCATGCATGGTGTTTCGATTGTAAAACGCTCTGTTAACCTTTTGCATCTGTTAgccaaaagaaataatattattttattcggAGTGGACATTATCTTGGCAGCTGAAATTAAACGTGGAAATGCTAATTAAGGAAAGCGTAGTTTGCATCCTAAAACCTCATAAATCTGCTTACCAAGTTTTGTTTGCAAAGAAAGAACGGTCTTCTTCTTTATATATTATTGTGTGTACAGGAAATTAATGGTGAATTGGTATGTAAACGGAGGTCTTTGCTCAAATTAAGTAAATGACAATCTAGTTTCTTCTTCGACTTCAGGTTATTGGTTAttgtttattatatatatatatatatatatatataaagcagAGAGTTACGGAATTTGTGGGTCATAATTGAGGTGGTATATTGCGTTTTAAACGGGGAATGAGATAAGACATTGTGACTGGACGAAGCTGTTGATATTGAGTCATCTTGCCTGACATCCTCTCAGGTGAAACAAAACTTGTTGGTACAATATATTAGTCATATGCGGTGCCTTGTTACGTAACGCTACTACAGATAAGTTTAAAAC is drawn from Theobroma cacao cultivar B97-61/B2 chromosome 4, Criollo_cocoa_genome_V2, whole genome shotgun sequence and contains these coding sequences:
- the LOC18602267 gene encoding alanine--glyoxylate aminotransferase 2 homolog 2, mitochondrial; translated protein: MQRFIPAKRVLSETKYSLRWQGRRCFSQVAQKEGDNNDVVVPKMPTFDYSPPPYTGPSAEEILSKRKQYLSPSLFHFYNKPLNVVDGRMQYLFDETGRRYLDAFGGIATVCCGHCHPDVVDTIVNQTKRLQHSTVLYLNHAISDFAEALASKLPGNLKVVFFTNSGTEANELAMMIARLYTGCHDIISLRNAYHGNAAGTMGATAQSNWKFNVIQSGVHHALNPDPYRGVFGSEGEKYAKDVQDLIQFGTSGNIAGFISEAIQGVGGIIELAPGYLPAVYSTIKKAGGLCIADEVQAGFARTGSHFWGFEGHGVVPDIVTMAKGIGNGIPLGAVVTTPEIAEVLTRRCYFNTFGGNPVCTAAGLAVLKVIEKEKLQENAFVVGSYLKERLTALKDKYNLIGDVRGRGLMLGVELVTDRKLQTPAKLETLHVMDRMKEIGVLVGKGGFYGNVFRITPPLCFTKEDADFLVDAMDYTLAKM